The genomic stretch GCTTTGCACAAGCTCTTGCTCTTTCCTTTTGCCTCTCTGAATCCTTTCCCTCTGGTTCCTCGGCTCTGCTGCTTCCCCTTCCATTGCATCCAGCCCCTACTGGATTCTTGCTTTGGCTTCTCTCTTGCTAAGCATCAGGGTATGCTCTCTTGGGCTAGACTAGCATGGGCTGCTTGGGGATGCGCTGCCCTCCCTGTGTCTATCGCTAGGGATAAAGCCTTAATGTTTGTGACCCCCATGGACCAGGCATGAACTCTCTAGCTGACGGACAGTGGGAAGTTCTGGGGGTCCTGGTGGAAGGGCTGGGGCAATCAGGGTGATGGAAAACAGCAACAGCTCAGCGATTGAACATACCAACCAATATGAGAGATGTTCACGTTTTACCACTTCGTGTGGTTGCACTGCTCTATACTGGTAAATCTCAGCCCTGTTGGGGGCGCCAAACCCAAGACATCAGTCATGCCCAGCTTCATTCCTTCGGCCCCCTCAGGACCCCTGCCTGGCTGACCTCTGCTACGTAGGCCCTGATTTCCTTTACGGCAGCCGGGCAGCCCGAGATGGCCGGTGCAGACAGAGCTCTGCAAATCCCAGTGGCTGATTAATTACAAGTTGGCTCCAATGAAACAGTAAGTGCACAACAATTCCAGACAATTAATTAGGAGACCCAGGAGAGGGCTGTCACGAGGGGAGCAGTCACCTGGCCATCCTTCTCAGGACCCAACCCTGTGGACACACCACAAGGGAAAACGCTGCGTCTTGGCCTCTTGGGGCTCCCACTCTGGTGGGAGAGAAGAAGTCTGCAGCCCACATTGACTAGCTAAATGTGGCATCTGGAGTCTAGGGGACTGAAAGGCAGGGAAGGCCTGAGGATGTGGTGGATGAGTAATGATTATATTATGAGCTGCTGTTTGCTGACCACTTACTCCGGCCAGCTACTATTCTAACTACAACAGTGTCTCATTCAATCGTCTGGACAATCCTAATGAGggagaaatgaggaaacaggttcacAGAGGTTAAGGACTTGTCCAAGGCTACACATAAGGATTTGTCTAAGGCTTCCACATTAGTGGAACCAGGATGCCCCTCCAAGTCCATCTTACTTCAAAATCCCTGCTGGTCATCGCTACCCACAAGCATCTATCCCACAACTCTGAAGGAGTGGATTCTAATTCAGTCTCTGCCGTCAATTCCCTTTCTAAGCCTCCatttcttatctggaaaatggggatcaTGATACCTGCTTTTCAGGGCCGTTGTGAGGTTaagaaataatgcatgtaaagtaccTGGCACACGGCAGGAGCCTGATAAGTGGTAGCTAGTACTATTATTCCAGGAAGAGGCCGTATATTCTGGGAAACCTGAAAGGCATGGAGGGGTTGGTTGTGGCAGGGTCACTCACCAGGGGAGGCCTGATGATGGAGAGGTCAGCAGGGACCAAACGAGAAGTACCTTGAGTGACCAGGGCTGAATGGTTTGGACTTGGTACAGAGGGCAGTGGGAGGCACCAAAGGCTTTTAAGCCGTGGAGTCCCTGCCagatgtcaggcactgtgctaagttctGAGGATATGGGTACTAGCTAGATATCCATGATCTTTAGCTGTATGCTGGAAACTAGGTGCAATCCTACAAAATTGCTTTCAGAGAGGTGTCCCCAAAGGAAGAGCCCGGGAGGCTCTGGGCCAGCATATGGACCTTGACCCAGGCAGGATCAGAGAAGGCCTCCCTAAGAAAGCGCTATGTAAGTGGAGTCCCAAAGAAGAGTGGGAGGCAGCAGAAGGAGCGTGGGGCAGCATCCAGAAGGAGCTGGGTGCACGGTGGGCCTGGAGGGAAGCCTGTGTGTGATAGGAGCGAGGCGGCGGCCCACTGGGCTGGGGACGTGGCGGTGGAGATCTGTGTTTGGAAAGCTTTCAGAGGCAGCGTGGGGGACAGATGCGAGGGAAAGAGGCCGGAAGAGACCAGTACGGAGGCCGGATCTGGATCTGAGGCAAGGGAAGTTtatgggatgggagaagggaggCTTCTTGGCAGAGGTGTCAGTTGCAAAGAGCTGGAACGTTGGGGGGGATCCGTCTGGTCCTTGAGTTCTGGGGCGCCAGGACCCAGTCTATCCCACAGGCCAAGCCCTACGTGCTCTGCCTACATTTAGCACAAATATCCTCCTTCGTGTTGCCTCCAGAGATCCTGCACGTGGCAGCTGCAGTTCTGGGCACAACTGAGCGCATGCTGTCCCCGCCTCTGGCAGATGCTCATTTGCGTTTATTTGCATAATGCCCCCGCCCTCTCTGGGCCCTGCGGCCTCGAGCCCTACAGCCCTTAGTGCGGCTCTGCGCCCCCTGCCGGCCACACAGGCGCCGCAGCCCAATGTCACCTCCTTCGTCCAGCGCCCCCTGTAGGCGGCCGAGCGCGGGCTGCCCAGGGCCCCGAAGTTTCAGAAAAGCAGCTCTAAGCCGGTACTCATCCTGGAGCCCGCAGCGCCCCGCACCAGCTCCTAAGCCCGATGTTCTAGCCCCTTCGCTATCTGGGTCCCGATATCCTCCAACCTCTCTCCTGGCCCACTGCACTCAGCCACCCCCAAATTCTCGGCGCCCACTCAGCTTCCTGCTGCAGGTCCTTTGTACGTGCAGATTGCTCTGCCAGCAATGCCTTTCCCACCTGGCGCTCCAAGGGAACTTGGTCAGGGCCCGCTCCAATAGCCCCCTCTTCTGGGAAGCCTCTCCAGGCACTCCTTCCTAAACTAACCCCCCTTCCCGTTCCCCCACGCCTCCGTGACCATCTCTCCACCTCACCCAAGCGGGGGCAGCAATCTTCTGCGTGTGTGGAGGCCGTTTTGGATGCTGGGGGTAGGGGGCTCGGGCAGGCTCCTCtgactccctgcctccccctcccgcccctcagGCCATTTACAAGATGGTTTCCTCCGTGATGAAGATGCCGGAGGACGAGTCGACCCCAGAAAAGAGGACCGAGAAAATCTTCCGCCAAATGGACACAAACAACGACGGtgagggggcagggatggggcggggcgggtgccactcccccttcctctcccgcGGCTCTGCTCGGCCTCCTCTCGCTGCGCGGCCGCCTTCTCCAGCATCACTGCTCCCCTCGCCCCGCAGGCAAGCTGTCCCTGGAGGAGTTCATCCGCGGGGCCAAAAGCGACCCGTCCATCGTGCGTCTGCTGCAGTGCGACCCCAGCAGCGCCTCCCAGTTCTGAACGACAGGACCCaggttccccctcctccctgccttcactGGCCCTCTCCCGGCTTCCTTTCCTTGTGTCTATCCAGGCTGGGGGTCAGGCTGGtcgcaccccccgccccctgcccacaccccccgcccccagggcctGCACTCTGGGGTCTATGGAGAAGGCAACCCTACAGCAAGCAAGCGGTTAGCACCCTCAGTCCAAAAGGCAATATCTCCCTTAGGCAATGATTGAGACGCAGGCTCTGGCTGGGTCTGCCCTCCCTTACCCAGAGGGAACTTCAGCcattctcccccgcccccacccgcacCCCGACTCACACGCAGCCTCGAGCTCCTCCCCCAACCACCGGGcaagctcccccacccccccctcccttgTAGCTCTCAGCCTGGGTGGAGGGCGGAATCATGCCCAGGTGAGGAGGCTGTCTTCATTTGGATAGGAGGAAGGATTCCGGAGGTGTGGGGGTTTGAGGAAAAAGCTTCCTTGAGTCGTCCTTTCCTGCAGGAGGGCCTCGACCCTTCCTGCTTCACAGCTCTTGTTGGCCTGGAGGCCACGATGCAaaaggaaccccccccccccgcccccgcccgcagttccaggctcccagctgtggGTCCCATGAACCCCCACCTGCCTTTCAGCACTCGGATGAACACAGACCCACCGATCcctctgtatattttttcctctctcagaaagacacacacacaggcccacGATGGGCAGACACATCCAGAGCCCCAACCACAGCATCCTGTGTGGGAAAGAAGCACAGGGCCCCCGGCCgagtcccctcccctgctgcatgCATCCATGTGGAGCATCTCTGTTCTTTTTAATAACTTCAGAATAAAGTCTCATTTCAGTGCAGTGGGCTGGGTAGCTGAGGGAAGGGGTTGAAAGCCCCACCCGGGCCCCTGAGTGACCAGTGAAACCTCTCCGGTCTGTTCCAGGAATCCTGACCTGGTCACAATGCAGACTTGGTTGCAGGGGGCCCCAGTGGTCACGGGGCCTGGACGGGCCACCAGCTCTCAGAGGGTCAGCGGCTCAGAGCTGGTGCAGCTCAGCAGGTCATGGCCCTCCACGGGCTCTGGGCTCTCCTGCATCTGCAGAGACACAAGAGGCTGCCAGGGACTGGGTCTGCTCCTATAGGACAcccaggggaggggatgaggggagggctgggaggatCTCTGGGGCAAAAGAACCTCACTACCCCCTCCCGTGCAAGAGCCAGACCATACCCTTGGAGTGCCCCCAGATTGAACCCAGatactcctccctctccctcaagaCTCATCCTGGGCCTTGGGGGAGCCAGGTTTCAGCTGTGTGACTTAGCTGGGAGATCTGACCTCTCTAAGCCTCCGAGCTTCTCCCTTTCATCCTGGAGGAAAAACTACTGCCCCAGTTCTCAAGGCAGGGGCCCCATGCAGAGGGTAGGGGCAGACCAGCCTGGGCTTCCCAGCAAGGGCTCCCAGGAAATATGGGGAGTCGAGGCTGATGGAGGGGGTGGCGGGCCTTACCATGTGGTGGCTGCTTTTCCCCCACCAGGGCCTCAGTTCCAGCAGCTGGTGGGCGAGCTGGGCACAGCGCACAGCAAACACGCTCTCTGCCACGCAGAACACTAGTGAGATGCCCCAGAGGCACAGGCTGGAGCTCTGTGGGGGGGCACAAGGGGCAGGATGCAGGGTGGGTCTCCAAGAACCCTTCCCACCTCTGATGAGCCCCTGGGTGTCACCACCCATCCCCCCAttcctccagccctgccctgccccctcctgcaATCCCAGGCCTGAGCACTCACGTAAATGCGCGTGGGGTCGAAGGGACAGTCAGGCACCAGTACCAGCAGTCCGGGGCTTCCAAAAGTGCAGGCAGCCAGCAGCGCCCGGCCTTGGGTGGCAAAGGTCACGGCGATGGAGGCCAAGAGGCCCAGGGCACAGGTCAGAGAAAGAAGGGCACAGGCCATGCTCGAACTAAACACTGTCCAGCGCTGGATGGGGGAGGCCACCGGTCAACGGATGTCAGGCTTGGTCCCATGGGGTCAGCGTCACTCCCTCCGGGCAAGCTAGGCCCTTTGGGGTGGCTGCTGCCCCCACCCGACCCCTACAGCCCCTCCCAGGAGGAGCCACATACCAGGGGGATGCTGGGGAGGTAGCGTGACAACACGATGGCTGCAACGCCTGAGGTGATGACctgtggggaaggagagcaggcagGTGTCAGGGGCAGCTCCGGGTAAAGATTCCACCGAGGCCAACTCTAGCCCTCCAAGCCCCCGGCCCCTCATCTCCGCTCAGCTTTGGCCTCACTACCTCCATCTGCACAGAGGCACTGCCTCCTCACGGTCCAGCCCCGAAGAGATGTTTCTAATATCCGGTAACTCCCTGCCTACAACCTTCCGTGACTCCCCACTGCCTATAGATGTTTAACTCAAACAGGGACCTGTGTAGCCCAGGGCCACAGGGCCATGTCACAGGCTATACATGACATATCTCTCTGGAGTGGAAAAGATTTGGGGATAAACTAAGTAAACTCAACTGGCAAGGAACTAAGcacaaaattgttattttaacaaGTCAGAACACTTCATGGAGGAGAATTCAATGGGCTGAGCCCATGGGAGGCAGGTGGTCTGATGGCCACCCAGCAATGGCTTTACTTCACTGAACAGCCCCAAGTAAGTGCCCCAAGCTCTCTGGGCTAAGCCCCAGTCTGCAGGATGAGCTCACAGAAAGGACACTAGCTTTGGCGTCAGACACAAACGGTTTCAGATCCAGCCTGGCTTCTTTGTATCGACAGGAGGTTGGGTGAATCCTCAGTGTTGGTTTCCCCTCTGGAAAGCGGGGGTAACAGACGCCCCCTGTTGCCAGATGCAGTTGAGGATTAACGGAGGAAATGAGGGCAAAGCTGAAGGGatccagcccagagcccatccCCGGTGGATCTCCTAACCCTGAGCTCACTGCTCTCCCGGAGTTCCTTACAAGGCTGGTGAGAGGAACACTGGGGTCACTGGGGAACCCCAGGGGTCATTCCAGGGGACACTACACACATCTGCACAGCCCGGCCCGTCCCACTGACTGAGGCTTCTCCCGCTTGCTGGGGCATGCGATCTCCATTCACCTAAGTCTTGACGCCAGCGGGCTGTTCGAGCCTCACTTTGTAGAGGAGAGACTAGGCTTAGAGAGAGGAAGAAGTCCCTCAGCCGGGAGGTGGCAGAGATGGAACTCAAGCCTTTGATGGATGGATGTTGCCCAAAAGGTGCAGCCACCTCTGCTAACAGGTGGGAAAGAGCTCTGTGGCCTTCAGAATGCCAGGCCCCTTCATTCGTGGATTCCTCAAACAGGTACTGACACCTAGTCATAGCCATGGCCaccattaattgagcacctaccatagaTCGTGCCTAATGCTAAGTTCCTGCCAAATTTGTTTTTTCGGTGTCCCCAGAATAGATCTTAGCCATTCCCACCTCCACACCTTTGCATctgccattctctctgtctctggaatgTCATCCCAGCTTCCTCTCCTACTTGCTGGCCCCAGCGTGCCTCCTATGTGGGCTATGGTAATTGCAGCCTATCTTTGAACTCCTACTCATCCGTCAATATCCAGCTCAGGGGCCTCCAGCTCTGTGAACACTCCTGGACCCTCCCAAGCTCAGCTGATGCTCCTTCCTTTTGTCCAGCACTGCCTTGGTTACTTCCTTATCATCATAATAATCCCAGTTCGCAAGCGTGAGCACTAACCATGCGCCAGATACCATGACACGCACTTTACGTGGATCTCATTACGTGGATCACTTTACGTGATCTCATTCATACTCACGGGGACCCTCTCAGGTGGACAATGCTACCATCCCCATGTAATAGACAAGGcagctgaggcagggagaggttgAGAGACCAGAGGCTTGGCGCTCTCTCCTTGCCCACCCCAAGCCCCCTCCAGCTCCCTCTCGCCAGTCACCCTCCCCACCTGGCCATACCACGATGGCGGACGTGACAGAGAGGATGTTGACCACGCAGTACTGCAGAGCCACGGCATCGCGTGGGGCAACCACGTAGCGCAGCACGGTGCCGTGCAGAAGAGCAGCTGCAATGAAGCTCACATGGCCCAGCACTACCAGCACCAGCCCTGTCTTCATCAGCACCTTCCGGAAGTCCCCCACACTCAGGCCACCTGTGGGGGACAGCCAGGTCAGGGCCATGGTGCGGCTCAGCCTCTGGCAGAGGAGAAGACTGAGGCCCTGGCAGGATTAGTGGACACTGGGTGCTAAGTCTGTTTCCGGAAGGCTTGGGGTCAGTGACttgtcttctctgagcctcagtttcctcatttggaaaaggGGTTCACAACACCTTCGTGAGAGTCTTTGGGGCTCTAAGGCTGGAAAAGCACACAGGTGGTACTTAATAAAGGGCAGGAGTTCTTGTCAGTGCTCAAGGTTACGCGTGACAGGGCCAcaacttgaacccaggtctctagCTCTAGGTCCATGATCTTTCCACGAAGCTCCCCATtcactgatttattcattcaggaGTTTGTTACTCAAATGCTCagagtgcctgctctgtgccaggccctaaGGTACCACGGTGAGTTTGACAGTCACTGTCTAGGCCCCAAAGAGCCCCTAGTGCACTGGGCAGGGATCAGATCCTGCTCGGGATTCAGTTTGGTGtgtagagcctggcacatagtagtcaACTCACAATTGCTGAACTGACTTGGGGCAAGAAACTCAAGCCTCTGAGGACCCATCTCCTCATCTTTAGAatgggaagaggggtgcctggctggctcagtccaaagagcatatgactcttaaccttggggtcttgagtttgagccccacgttgggtgtagagattacctaaataaataattaatttttaaaaataatgaaatgggaagaataaCCCTTGTCTCCCAGTGGAGGAGGGTCCCAGGAGGAGACAGATGGGAAGGTAGGTGGGGCATACCCTGGGGGTGCTGGGAGAAGCAAGCTCTTGGTGCAGGGAGACTGGACAGGGacagggcaagtgggggagacTGGGACCAAAAGAACATCAGAGACTACTCTGCAGATTCTGAGTGGCCAAGTGGCTACGCAGCCCCTGTCTGCACACCTCACAGGGAGGGATCTCTCCTCCTTGGGCAGCTCAGGCTGTTCCATATCTGCTCTTTGGAATGTCCCCTATGGGTCCTGGCTTGGCCACAGAGGACACACACTGTGCCTCCTGGCCCTGTCAGCCCCCTCATTCCAGCCAGCTCTGGGAAACTGGCCAGGCCTCTAAACTAAGTTCTAGGAAGTCCCTTCCTacacctcagtctcctcatctgtgacagAAAGGGTTGGATCCTATTTCATATATGGGAGCCCTGtagctaaaagaaatgaaagaaagaaggagagagagagagagagagagagagagagaaagggacagggagggagggaggaaggatgggaggcaggacgagagagaaaggaaggacgagagaaagggagggaggaaggaaggaaggaaaagaaaggaaagaaagaaagaggaaggtaagaaggaggaaaaagaaagacggaagaaagaaaagaaaaagaaagaaagaaagaaagaaagaaagaaagaaagaaaaagaaaaggaaggaaggaaggaaggaaagaaggaaggaaggaaggaaggaagagggagggagggagggaggaaggaatcagTAGGGTGGATATTCTTGGGGGCCCTGTGCCAAGAAGCAGTCCCTGGGAGCAGCAGGGTAGGGCCACTGTCATAGCccttctgtgtgaccttgtggTATATAAACTCGGGAGGGGCCAGCGCAGCTGGTCGCTGAGACACTTGGGGCCCTGCAGGACCCTCTGGAGCAGGACTGGGTCTCAGAGCAGAGGGCAGATGATGGCTGGATGGGACCTTGGAACTGTGATGGCCTCATGAAGATTAACTGCTAGTCAAACAGGAAGCTTTGTCCCAAGGGCCTGACCCACCTCgccccatccacccacctgcctGGCAGCCCAGACACCACCTGGCTCAGGGTTGGGCTTACGAACAACAACCTCCTAGGACCAAGACTTGGTCAAACTGGAGGGACAGGGCCAGTGTGGGGCTGTGCCTGGAGCCCTGGACAGAGTGTCAGGGCAGTCCTGACCTCTCCTAAGTGATCATTCTTAGAGCACTTAGCAATGGGTTGGCACTTCACTCTCAGGAGCCAACTTCATTCCCACAGCAGTCCTGGGAGGTGGTGCtaccacccccattttacagatgaggaaactgaggttcatgaGGTCTCTTGGCCAGAAAGTGGGGAGTCCCCGGGTCTGTCTGATGCCCAAGAGCAGCATCACTGTGCCCAAGGAGCGACGGGAGGAGACACACCAGTCCCGCTCTGTCTGGATCCTGTTGGAGGAGTGGAAGGTTGGAGGTGGGAGGCTTTTGCGAGGCTGAGGAGGCGAAAAGGCAGGGAGCCTCTGGCTCAGGGCTCGCCGGgccctgggtctccctccctctgctctccttctGGGCCAAGCGCGCGCTGCTCTCTCCAGCGACTCTCCTCCCGCCTGGGGGTTCCCTCCTCCTCCGGAAAGGAAAGTGGGGACGGAGGGCGGAGGCGCTACCCCACCTCGAGAGGATACCAgcagccctcctccctccaccgcattgctggggaaactgaggccgagagCGGAAAGTGACCCTCAGAGAAGGCGGCGGGGGCCTCGCGGGCCGTCCCGCCGCGGCTCACCCAGGCGCAGACACATCTCGGCTCCCGCGCGGGCTCTCCGCGGCCGCTTCAGCGGGGCTCCGGGTGCCGCGGCCGGCCGCGGGGCCCCGCTCCCATCCCGGTCCGCAGCCTGGGCGCCCGCCCGCGCCGCGTCTGGGTCCCGGGCTCGCCGGCGCCCGGCCGGCCTCCCTTCCCGTCACCCCCCGGGCGGCCCAGCCCCGGGCGGGCCCTGGCGGCTCGTTTGCATCCCGGGCCGGTCCGACCGGCTGGGCAGCCCttccccgcccgcccgccccgctgAGTCACGGCGCTGGCCCCACCCACCCGCCTGCCCGCCTGCCTCGGCGATCCCAGTCCTCCCCAGTGGTCCCATTGCACAGATGGCCACTGAGGCTCCGAGGCGCAGCCGTCGTCCAGATGGGGGCCGTACGCGTGTTGGCTGTGGCTGCCGTGACCTGGTGGGCGCCTGGTCGGGCAGCCCCAGGGTGAAGGTTGGGAATCTACTTCTTTCTAGAAGATGGGTGGTGCAGGAGCACTACGTGGGAGACCAGAGTCTGTTTCCTGACTTACTGTAGGACCTCAGGCaaatcactttccctctctgggccttagttttaCTGGGCAAAGAATGGGCTCTGTCCTGGGAGTCTTTGGTCCTCCAGGCTGAGCAAGGCACTTTATTCCCCTGTCTTGGAGGTCTCTGTTCTCTCATTGGAAAATCAGGGATAATAAATCCTCTACGCGGGTGATGAGACAGAATGAGATACAAAAATGAGAtaagaaaacactttgaaaattcTCTAGAGTACCTTCAAAGACAGAGTGTAGACCCAGCGGGATCACGCAGTAGGAGCTTCACATATCCTGGCTACTGGTTACTGAGCCTCCTTAAAGTGCCAGGATGGACCCCTGCCCTCCTGTGTTTTGTCCTCAGCATCTGGAAATGGACTTGCCCAAGAGCACCCAGCTGGACGTGGTAGAGTTAGTGGGAACCCAGATTCCCACTCGGGTCTCCATGCCCACGTTTCTCATCGTGGCCGAGCTGGGGCTGCCTCCCAGGGCTTTCTCAGCCTTCAGAGCAGGCCTCTGGGAAGCACTTACGTGGCATCTGGGCAGTGGCACTTCATCGTCCGCACCCCCCACTGCACTGGTCAGTGGCCTTAAGCGCAGGAGCTGGCTTGGTACTTCCGACACCAGATGTCCACTGAATGTGTGCCTTTCTGCACGCCTGTTACTGGTGGCCGCTGTGTGCCCTGTGTGTCTGACACCTGGGTCAACACGCAGAGCCTCTGGAGTCTGGAGGACGTTAACACCAAAGGAGGGAGTGGAGCCGTCTGAAACTGGGTCCGGGAAGCCCCTGGGGGTCTCGGCAGGCTGCCCTGATAATCCCTCAGCAGACATGCTTCCCAGTTATCTGCTGTCTGACGGGGGAGCGGTGCACGGCAGGGACCGAGTGGGGAGAAAGACTTGCAACGTGGAAggcaagttgggggggggggaggtgggggggacagtTCATGAAGCCACTGGGCTGATGCTCCCCCAGGCTggcatttgaatttttatgtccATGGAGACAACCTTTCAGTAGGGCAGTTGGGCAGGAGTTATCCACATTGTAAATGGTCAGACACTTGtacctgtgacccagcaattcaatTTCAAGGTCTTTACCTTACGCACCAAAAAGTGCAAAGATATGTGGGCGTCGTTATGGACAAGCTGTTCCTAATAGCAAGCGGTAACACCAAAGTGATAACCAAGAGAGGTGTGGCTCCcacggagagggagggaaggatttttgctttttgttttacaCATGGCTATATTGTGGAAGTCTCACAACGAGCATTTATTCAGGTCTTGCTTTCgttacaaagacagaaaaaaaaggaccCCTTGTCACCGCCACCCTATCCCACTCCACCAACAACTTTCTGATGACAAAAGGCCACCTACCTCCCAGGGGCCGCCCTGGAGGGCACATGTGGTCacgtgtgtgagtgcatgtggcTTCTCCATCAGTGTCATATGGTTTCCCCGACACAGCCCATCTGGGCCTTCTTGGAATTAGGCTGGGGGCCTGGACCTCTTAAATGCCTCTGCTTTCAGACGCATAGATGaggattctctctttttattcttggAATAATACGGAGTTAAAGATTATTATcctgttttaaagatgagaaatttgAGGCCCAGGCAGGTGAAAGGCTTTTCAAACATCACAcagcatgggggcgcctgggtggctcagttggttaagcatcccacttcaactcggcccaggtcacgaactcacggtTCTCAGTGATCTcaatgatctcatcgttcgtgggttctcaggtcatgatctcatcgttcgtgagttcgaggcccatgttgggctctgtgctgacagctcagagcctggagcctgctttggattctgtgtctcctgctctctctgcccctcccccgcttgtgctctgtctctctaaaaataaataagcattaaaaaaaaaaaaagatcacacagCATGTATCAGTGGTATGGGGCTGAGACCTGTGTATTTGTAAAGGCTGCTCCTGAGTGAAGGAGGGGACTGTGGGGAtggggaaaaggggaaggggagccCTAGCCTCCAGGGATGGGCCTGGCACCCTCCCAGGAGGGTAAACTGCCTGTCTGTTTCTTCCCAGATAATTTCCCAGCCATGGCCCAGCCTTAGCTCCCTggctatttccatttttcttccttattgcCAAGTGGTCAAAGTCCAAGCCACCCAGTGTCCCttgcctcttccccacccttcTGCACACTGGCCTGGGCTTCCGGGAAGAAATCTAGGCAAAGCTCTAGTCCCTTACCCTCTACCAACACACTGTGACACGCTGGCAGCTTACTGCCATTcactggacctcagtttccccatctgtcaaatggggataatgattACTTTCTCTGCCTCCTAGATCTCTATGGTATAAATAACTTGAGAGACATGAGAGTGGGTAGAAACCTGGCCAGAGAAATGCAAGCAGTAATCCCCCTTTTCCTAGAACATTTAACAACCAGGCATGGCCCAGTGCACTTCACCTGAAGGCTGGGTCTTCCCAGGGCATGGCCTCCGGGCTGGGCTGCTCAGCTGAAGAGAGGGTTCAGTCCTCTTTGATTATTCAAACACTTCCTCCATGTAAATAAAACAATCATGCACAAACCCTACCATATTctggggtgtctaggtggctcagtctgctgagcgaccgacccttgatttcggctcaggtcagggttgtggggtcgagccctgcatggagccccttgtagggctccacgctgagcatggagcctgcttaggatgtctccctccctccgcccctctttTCTGCTtgcgcatgctgtctctctctaatataagaataaataaaaattaaaaaaaaaacaacaaaccctggggcgcctgggtagtgcagttggttaagcgtccaactcttgatctcagcttagatcatgatctcacagtttgtgagtttgagccccgtattgggctctgtgctgatggtgcggagcctgcttgggattcttttcttctctctgcccctccctgcttgttttctctctctgtctctgtgtgtgtgtgtgtgtgtctctctgtctctcaaaataaataaataaacttaaaaaaattaagccccCCCACCATATTCTATTTTAggagtgtatatacatatgcataaaacaaaaaaacaaaaaacaaaagatcatGCTTGTCTGAGAGGAGAAGGTACTTAAAGGGGACCTTGGGATGTTTACAATTACAAATTCTAGACGCTGTGAAAGGGGATgtttgtc from Panthera leo isolate Ple1 chromosome C1, P.leo_Ple1_pat1.1, whole genome shotgun sequence encodes the following:
- the TMEM54 gene encoding transmembrane protein 54, with product MCLRLGGLSVGDFRKVLMKTGLVLVVLGHVSFIAAALLHGTVLRYVVAPRDAVALQYCVVNILSVTSAIVVITSGVAAIVLSRYLPSIPLRWTVFSSSMACALLSLTCALGLLASIAVTFATQGRALLAACTFGSPGLLVLVPDCPFDPTRIYSSSLCLWGISLVFCVAESVFAVRCAQLAHQLLELRPWWGKSSHHMMQESPEPVEGHDLLSCTSSEPLTL